The genomic interval TATTTGCGCTACCTATCTCATAGGTCTGTTatggaaaaagaacaagaaaatatataggaagcagaaagtaaaatgtttgacaatagaggaaattaaaaaataactttaatcaaTTTACTGAATTATCTGTAAGTTTATCTATGCTTGTCTCCAACTACTCATGTAAGTGAGGTTTACTATGTTTTATCAGATCTTTCTTTAGACATAATTTATTACTGTAAGATACTGAACAAATTAGCAGTATATTATCCTCTTCAACTCCCTGTGAGGTAAGTTAGTCTTACTGATTTAGGGATGAGAAACAAGGCACACAAAGTTCAAAGATCTGCTTCAGAAACAAAACTTCAGATTTCCCAGCTTGTTAGCTGACCTCTTTAGCACAGGGCATTTTATTCCGACATAATTATACCCGCTGGCTCAGATATAAACTTGCTTTATTCTAAGAAACAAAGATTATAATCGGCAAAATACTTGAATTCAACTTGGTTCCTCTGCtccatgaaagaaataaatgagcagTATATTGTAAAACATGATCTTAAAACAGTCCTTTCAAGACCACCATGGTCTCATGATTTCTAGTATCCTTCCTAACAATGAAGCACATAGAACAGGGACTCAGTAAATATTAAGATTAAAACTGCACGTGAAAAATTTTACTCTGTCCATGACCTAATTTCAGGTAGAAAAACCTGACAGTGTTTATTTGGATGAACTACTACTACTATACATCTATAACTATTGATACAAAACAATCTCCGAGACAACTTAGAGTCACTTCATAAAAGTTTTAGTTTCAACAAcgtgggtatagctcagtggtacaattTTCATAGCATgtacaagtccctgggttcaattggACCAGCAtagcaaaaaatataaattttagtcTTGAAACCTATTAGCTATCATTTAGTCAATCCCTTCCATTTAAGATGcagaaactatgagccaaaaagGGCAAATAGCCCACCCAATGTGACACACTAAAGGCAGAAATAGCAGAAGAATCCAGATTTCTGAGCCTTTTATTTCTCCTATATCtttcattcacttttatttttatttatttatatgtcttttggcagtagtggggtttgtaCTTAGGAcctagcaagtactctaccataatcttttttttttttaaattaggtctGGTTTGGAAACCAGAGTGTACTGGTATGAATGGAGGCCCCTCCAAAAAGAGAGTCATATCCCAACCCCACAAATCTGTGATTATCTTATATAGCAAAAGATGAGATTAAAAGATGAGAAGAGAAATTTATCATTCAAGTGGGATCTTACATGAaatcatatacatatttataggaGGTGGCAGAGGGAGTTTTAAGACAAACACACAAAGGACAAGACATTGAGAAAAACAGAGCAGAGGGAGATGAGGCTGTAAACCAAGGAATGCTGACCACTACCAGAAGCTGGATGAAGAAAGAACTAGACTCTTCCTTGGAGCCCCCATACGGGTCTCAATCCCTGGACTACAGACTTCTAGTCTTCAGAATCCTGAGAATAAAGTCCTGTTGTTTTAAGTTAACAAGTCTGCAGTGGGTTATTACAAGagccaaggttaaaaaaaaaaaaaaaaaagtaattctttttggcagaactgggaatttcagcatactaggcaagtgctctatgtcacttgagccacacccctagtctgTAAACATGTAAGGATCATAAACTAGGGGCTGGGAGTACAACTCAGTAGGCAAGAGAATGTacttagcatgctcaaggccctggtcCAATCTccagaaccaaaacaaaaaagcaataaacCACACATACATAAAACCATTTACTGAACCTGGGCTGAACAGTGAGCTCCAGGCCAGCTTTGATTACACAGCAAGACAAAAAAGTGCTTCACGTAACTCAAAGAATGTCTAAAGACCTTTAATCTCTCATTTCAAAGGATAAAATGAGGCAACGGCAGGATACAATTTCCCCCAAAATAAACTGGCAGACCTAAGAAGACACACTCAAGAGAGGTCTAATATTTACATAGCTGCTAACAAGAACAGTGTAGGTTTTACAGAAAACACATGAACTGGTTGAGCTCCTGGACAGACTAAACATAGGCAGCAGTTGTCACTGTGGGTGTTCTGCCAGCCCAAGTGTAAAGTTGTCATCAGAAATGAATATGTGGCTTCAAGTGGCTTCCAGAAATCTAACAAATCTGTACCTTGGACTGTGCAGAAGCCAACACTTCTCAGAATGACCTAGACTTCTTCCTATTAGCATAATTATGAGTTAAAGTCATCTTCTATGAGCAAGGAAGGAAAATCAAAGTTTATGCCAAGGAACAAAGATGATTGCCCAGAATATAAAGTTCATGAATAACAATCTGTAAACAGCCATACTGAGTCAAGTGATATGTACCACTGTAACTTATTACTCTTAAGATCAATATCCATAGTCCAGCTTTAGGCCCAATTCAGGTAAGGTGAatgtgaacaaaaaaaaaaaatcaagtaaaaggACAAAATAAAGCTAGAAAATGCTTTATCAAGTTATGAAATGGGTGATTCCAATAAGACATGGAAATCATGCTATATGGTTACATAAAATACCtagagtaaataaaaaaagagggGCTGGGGGGGCCCTCAGTGATAGAACTTGTACTCAGCATGCATGAGGGCCTGATggcttcaatccctagcaccataggaaactgaggcaggatgaGGATTGCCaatgagttcaaggcaagcctgggctacatgaggccctgtctttttttttttgtcttttagtggtactgggatttgaactcagggctttgcacttgtgctaggcaactctaccacttcagccatgcttccAGACCAAGgcctgtcaaaaaacaaaacaacaaaaacagtaccGATAAATAAAAGATTCACtggtttttctcaggtattttttatcaagcctttctcttttctgaaataCTGCCAAGGGCTGAGGCTCTCTAGGACTTTCCTAGTCACAACAAATCCAATCACTTCTCGCTCTTTCCCCAATGAACATTCTGTTTACATACTAGCCATGTAGACCAGTGAAGATGTGTTCTTTTCATTGTTACTAAACAGTCCTTTTGGGTACAGTGCAATAGTAGTGTCTAAGCACAAGTGCTTTAAGTTGTGCTACTTAGGGTTTTCAGTGTGATAGTCtcagaaattcaatgaaaaattACCACTAAAATTTCCCCACCAGAGAAGAATGTTCATACCTAGTATCACTTTAGTTCTTAGCTCAGCAGCTGCATTAGCACTTCTATAAATAGGTTTTCAACTAGTTATAAAATATACACTTGTCTTCTTATAAGTGCCAGTGAACACGGTAGTGTGTTCATTATAAGCTTCACTAAGATCATTGGTCTTTTGTACAAAGTCAGAAAGGTCTCTAATCTTCATATGTACTTCATAATACTTCATATGTACACTCATCATATGCTGATAACTGGCATTTAAGTACTTAGCCTAATAAAGTAAATCAGTGAACAATAAGCACTGATACTGCCAATAAATGACATTTATATATTTCCCAAAAAAATCCTGGAATAAGAAGAGTGGGCATTACCAACAGAAAACCGACTGCATGTAAAATACATTTAGAAGGAAGTCTAAtcaaaaggcaacaaatgctgaTCCAGGAGGATGAGACTTCTGTCCCTAATACCTTAAATATCTCTCTCATTTTAATTAAAAGGTAGACATCCTCAAAAGAACAGAAGAGGGGCTTAGGAAGTCTTTAACGGTgtaaaaaaagatacatttataGGAGGAAAAGTTCCTCAGAGAACAAGAGACTGAGATAAAAGCATTGGAGAcataaataatgaaaaggaaaaaagggatggTGAGAAGTACATGGTGACTGGAAACACGACAACAAttgatttcatcttttatttaattttaatgacaaATTAGCTCTGCAAAGATCTAAACATTAGAGACCCAATCTGCCTCCTCCCACTGTGTCCCTAGAAGTAACATTTTGACGTGTAGCTTTCCAAAACTTTTTGTGGTCCTATAAACATACCGCGGAAATATGCATTAAGATGTAGGTTTTTCTTGAATGCCTTCCATGACAGCACAGAGTTATTCTAATCGTTCCAACATTTTAACAGTTTTTCTAAAAAAGTGAATGCCCAAAGTCTAATGCCCTCCCCTGCTTCCCCAAACCTAAAGTGGTGGATGCTGGAATGTAATGAAACTTTACGCTTTCCCTAACAAGGAGGTATATGGGGAAGGAAGCCTAAAGGCTTCGTTagagaaatcaaaggaaaaaaatatcccACTACACACCTCCACAACTCCAAGTCTAAGATTTCCCTCTTATGGAGAGCCTGTCTATCTACTGGCTCCAGGTTTCCTCCATTCCCACTGGAGTCTAACTGCTGCCTCTTGGAGGAGGCCAACCTACCGCGCGCTTCGTCCTCATTGGCTCAGTGAGATGCTGCTCAGGAGGGGAAAACCGGCCTCCTACGTTCCGATGGCCCAAGGGCCGATCAGTCGGCAGCTCAAGGAAGACCCAATTGGCCTATACAATCGCCAGTCAAATTCTTTAGCTGCACAGCTCCAAAGAACCTGCAGGGATTAAAACATCCCGCCCCCTGTTCTTCTATTGGTTGGCCTGATCCATCGCTGCCCCTTCactaccccccccccaccatcccGTAGTCCATTCATTTCGCACAATAACGGGCCCAATTGGAGCCGATTCAAGACCTCGTATGGATAGACAAGACCCTCTGCCACTTACCCAAGATCGAGAATGATCACTCACACTAACGTCTGCCCTGTTCCTCTGTGGTGAGGCCGCACCACAAGCCTCCGCAACCGCCGCCTTCTGCGCAACGCCAACCGCCCGCCAAAACGGATCCCTTCCCTGCGCCTGCGCAACCAATCCTGGGCCTGGACCTTTTCTCCGCCCATAACGCCTGCGCAAAACGGGACACAACTCCCGCCACTACGCAGGCGCCATAGACTCACTGCCCGCTCCCGCCCGCCATTTCAAGTGTTCCAAGCAGGCGGAACTTCTTAATACGCCTGCGTAAACTCGCCATTTTACTACACATGCGCTCAATAAGTGGACGTTGCAGAGAGTCATAGGCTACTTTTCTAATGTGCAGCATTAACCGTGCTTTGCAAAGGGAATGGAATGTAATGTTAGGATGTGGATAGTTAAAAAAGTTTAAAGACCTTAGGTCCATTCAAGTATGAATGATCGGTGGACTAGCCAGACTGTTTAAGAATAACATTGCTCGGGAACCAATGGGGCGGAGATTACGTAGACCGCCCAAAAGGATGACGTTTCAGAGCAGCGCCGCAACATAGACCAATAATCGGGGAAAGGATTTCAAAAACCCAATCAGAGCTAGGAAGGGGCGGAGTCTACCAATGCCGAAAGCGAGGAGGCGGGATAAAAGGGCGATGCTGAAGGTAGGCTGGCGGATACGTTCGTTAGCTTACTCCTTTCTGTCCGTGGACGCGGCCGAGGAAGCATCGCTTAAGTCTCTCTTCCCACTGCCGTTATGTCTAAGTCGGAGGTGAGTTACTCGCGGCTTGTAACCTGATTTCCAGCTTCACTTCCTACTGAGTTTGGTAGGATGCAGCCTGGTTTTGTTGCTTGCATCAATGTTTTCGGCAGTTTCTTTGGTCGCTGCCAGGGCCTACTCCTCCCAAAGTTCAGGTCGCCATTTTGTCTTCGTCGTCGCCATGCGGCTGCTATCCGCCAGCCACTTTATTACTAGGTCTGGCTCGTTATTCATGGGAAAACTCCTGGGCACAAGTGGCCTGTTACTCACTTATTCTCGTGGGCGAGTTTCCTAAAGAATGATTAGATGTCTTTCTAGCGATGCGCCCTCCCGCCTAGCTCTTTGTTGCGCCTGCGTACGGAGTGAAATTGGGGCGCATGCGCACTCGACTTCGGCAGTTCTCAACACCACCTTCGGGGATGGGGAGACGAGCACGTGGCTTTTTGCAGTATGAACTTATTAAGTGCTGCTGTATATTGGTGTATGGCTTTTCATTTCATAAATGGGAACTTTTTCGTGGTATAACCCGCCACTAAACGATTCCTTCTACTCCTCACCCTCACTGTAGTCTCCTAAAGAGCCCGAACAACTGCGGAAGCTCTTCATCGGAGGGCTGAGCTTTGAAACGACCGATGAGAGTCTGAGGAGCCATTTTGAGCAATGGGGAACCCTCACGGACTGTGTGGTAAGACATGGGAGGGACAATAGACACGAGAATCAGATCAGTTCCTTGGCTTGTCTTTCTGTAGTTCTCTGAAAGCTTTATGAAGGTGGCTGATAGGATAATTTGGAAAAGGTGTCTGAGGCGTTATCTTTTAGAGCTGCATGTTTAATAGTGTAACTTGAAGGGCTTTGTACACAGGGCTTGTGTAAAGTTTCCTGCTGGTCTTCGTAGAAATGAAATTAGTTTCTAGGTTTGGGCTGTAATCATGGAATTAACACTCTTCTCAGGTAATGAGAGATCCAAACACCAAGCGCTCCAGGGGCTTTGGATTTGTCACTTATGCCACTGTGGAGGAGGTGGATGCAGCTATGAATGCAAGGCCACATAAGGTGGATGGAAGAGTTGTGGAACCAAAAAGAGCTGTCTCGAGAGAAGTGAGTAACTGGAGGTTCTCCTTCCGGacccacccacccccaaattATTGTCATCTGGTAGTGTGCTGCTAATGAATGCTTCAAATTTGGGAGTGTTTTAAACTCAACAATTCTTTTGATGTGGGGTGGTTATTTAAACAGCTGAAGTGATTTCCCTTCAATTAGGATTCTCAAAGACCGGGTGCCCACTTAACTGTGAAAAAGATTTTTGTTGGTGGCATTAAAGAAGACACTGAAGAACATCACCTGAGAGATTATTTTGAACAGTATGGAAAAATCGAAGTGATAGAAATCATGACAGACCGAGGCAGTGGAAAGAAAAGGGGCTTTGCTTTTGTCACTTTTGATGACCATGATTCTGTGGATAAGATTGTCAGTAAGTATTAGATCATTGGTTCTTCCTAAGGATTTCGGAATCCTCGTGGTGTTCTAAATCCTAAGATacttgtcttaatttttttttagttcagaAATACCATACTGTGAATGGCCACAACTGTGAAGTAAGGAAAGCCCTGTCGAAACAAGAGATGGCTAGTGCTTCATCTAGCCAAAGAGGTATATTTATTGTTCAAACAAATTTGAGGTAAAATTTGAAATGTTGGGAACTATGGTTTAACACTTTCAAACTTAACTTTTAAGGTCGAAGTGGTTCTGGAAACTTTGGTGGTGGTCGTGGAGGTGGATTTGGTGGCAATGACAATTTTGGTCGGGGAGGAAACTTCAGTGGTCGAGGTATGTATTATGCAAGGTTTGCTAAAATTTGGGGGCTTAagtttttctagattttttggttttgttttttttttttttcagcttgcaTTAGTAACTACTGGCCTATATTtccaaagtttttttgtttgtttgtttgttttttttttaggtggcttTGGTGGTAGCCGTGGTGGTGGTGGATATGGTGGCAGTGGGGATGGCTACAATGGATTTGGTAATGATGGTAAGTTATTTAAGGAATGTGTAAGTAAAATTTTTGATTATCTTGTACCTTTAGAATAGGCTAGTAGAGACTAAAACTGTAGTGCATGATAAGCTCAACTTGGCCCATAATACGCATGCTGTTAGGCCTTTTAGCCATTACACTTGCACagatttttattgttaaatactTTTGTCTTATTGAGAAGAATTGTATTCTTGTAGGTGGTTATGGAGGAGGCGGCCCTGGTTACTCTGGAGGAAGCAGAGGCTATggaagtggtggacagggttatgGAAACCAGGGCAGTGGCTATGGCGGGAGTGGCAGCTATGACAGCTATAACAACGGAGGAGGCGGAGGCGGCTTTGGCGGTGGTAGTGGTAGGTATCCAGTGATCCAAGCATTTGGTCTGATAGCTAGATTAGTTTCTTAGAGTTTATTCCTGTGTTGGATTTGGAAGCTTTTAAAGCATTGTGTGGTATACTGCATGGTACACTTAAAATCAGGCTTGTTGTGCTACCTCCTCCTAGCTTTAAGCTGGGGCCGCCTCACTCCCAAATAAGTAAGTGGATAGTAGTGTCTTCAATTTGAGTTAGCATCAATTAGCATCATGGCAGGATTTAGTACCTAAATTCCTTTGGGATCTTAGGCACTTAGTTGATACATCCAACAAAACTATTGCACTACCCTTGGGTGTATAAAGGCCTTCAAGACTGAAGAATCCTTGCAAGTGCCACTAAGAAAAATTGAATTGTCAGAAGAGTTCAGGTTGATTTTTAACTGCTGGATTATTCAACTGAATGCCTTGCCCAGAGAATGAAATACAAAGATTTGGAGCTACCAGTTTGGGAGGAAGGCAGGCAGAAGGCTACTGAACAGAATTGAGCACTATCACTCATCTTCCCCAAGTAACACACAGAGGCCCTCTTTCCATTCCCAGGAAGCAATtttggaggtggtggaagctACAATGACTTTGGCAATTACAACAATCAATCTTCAAATTTTGGACCTATGAAGGGAGGAAACTTTGGAGGCCGAAGCTCTGGCCCTTATGGTGGTGGAGGCCAATACTTTGCTAAACCACGAAACCAAGGTACAGTATATGCAATTTGGATAGTTATAGAGGGTTATTTATATTTAGTACTAGTGAGGAGTGAGTAAATTAGCTTTTCAAGGTGGTATGAGCGGTGGGTGCAATAAAAAGCTGACAACTTAAAATCTTAGAAGAAAACTTAAGTGGCTTGCAATCATGAAAAAACATGGCAAGGGCCATTTTGATCCTTCATTCTAATATCTGAACTTAAATTAGGGCTTTATAACCTCAAATAAGAAGCCATTGCTATTGTTACttccaaaactttaaaaacaagttttattttagGTGGCTATGGTGGttccagcagcagcagtagcTATGGCAGCGGCAGAAGGTTTTAATTGCCAGGTAAGAAAACACCTTTTTTGTGTgacttaattttttataattGCTGATAAACCCAGTAACCCTAATATAGCTGAGCAGTGCAACATAGTTAACATTATAATTGCAGTAAAATTGTGGCTATTAAGTTAATATTCAGATCAGCAAAATTTGTGGGAAACAACTTGCTATTGGATTGTAGCATTAAGTCTTAATGTGTTTAGATTAACAACTTTATTCCATATTGTTCAACAGGAAACAAAGCTTAGCAGGAGAGGAGAGCCAGAGAAGTGACAGGGAAGCTACAGGTTACAACAGATTTGTGAACTCAGCCAAGCACAGTGGTGGCAGGGCCTAGCTGCTACAAAGAAGACATGTTTTAGACAATACTCATGTGTATGGGCAAAAAACTCGAGGACTGTATTTGTGACTAATTGTATAACaggttattttagtttctgttctgTGGAAAGTGTAAAGCATTCCAACAAAGGGTTTtaatgtagactttttttttttttttttttgcacccaTGCTGTTGATTGCTAAATGTAATAGTCTGATCATGACGCTGaataaatgtgtcttttttttttaaatgtgctgtGTAAAGTTAGTCTACTCTGAAGCCATCTTGGTAAACTTCCTAACAGTGTAAAGTTAGAATTCCTTCAGGGTGATGCCAAGTTCCACTTGAAATTTACTTGCAACTGCTTGGGTGGAGAGAAGCATTGTCTTCAGAAACCTTGGTGTAGAGTGTGACCTTAGGAATTTCTTGAAAGGGTCACCCAAGAAAAGTCACTGAATTATTGGTTAAAAGCAATTGTTGGCACATCCTATGCAATATCTAAATTGGATAATGGTACCAGATAAAATGATAGATGGGAATGAAGCTTGTGTATCATCCATTATCATGTGTAATCAATAAACGATTTAATTCTCTTGAATGGAATGACAACTGTATGGATTTGGGCCTGGCAGAGATTTGGACTTTCCCCTACACACTACCCCTTGATGAATGTTGAATGTTTCTATCACAATGCAAGTTCAAAGCTCTGCCAGAGAATAGAAACCAGCTGCTGGTTAATACCACCCCCTTAAATCCACAGATTAGAAGTGTTTTCAGGCaccttttttaaattacaagtatCAGTAGGAATTTTAATTAAGAGTAGGCTTACATTAAAGGAAAATTGCAGTTTTCCTGGGTCATGGTTGGGTGGGTCTCTTAAGGTTTTATTATAAGCCAACCAGTTTGGAGATtgaactagaaataaaaaaacatttttacataatTTCACATTAACTgcagttttcctttaaatatgGCACAAGATCACACAATTATCCTAGTGTTAATTGTATaggaaaatgaattcaaaaatTTTGATACCCAATAACTGTTTGTACATAGATTATTTCAAGCCTCTTTGGTGCCTCCTTAATTTTAGTGCCATTGTACATAGTAGCATAGATACTTTGTTTATCAATAGGACTGTATATTCCATCCCATGGGTGTGTAACTTGGAAGTTTGGGGAGGAGGGcggagggaggtgggggaggtggggggagggtgggaaaGTATGGTTGATAGTTACATGATACTGGCTGAGTTTGCAACAGCAGGTGGAACCGTAACTATTGAGGGAGTTTGCAGATACCTCAGGATTCGTGACAATGCCTTTAAAGATCCAGGAGATGTTCAGCTACTAGGAACTGCTAGCAAGTATAGCGCGAATGGCTCCGAGCTCAGACACTCTTCAGCTGAGAGTAGACACTTGTGGTATGTGGAGTACAGATAAGCCAGGGACAGGCCACGGCACGCTCCATGAAAGCTAGGAGGGAGTGAAGTTTCAGTGACCATCGCAAGGAAGGAGGCAGACAAGAGTAAGGCACACCTGACTCTTAGGACTAGCAGTCAGAACCAGGAGAAAAGGTTTTATTGCTATACTGGTAGGTAAGAACAGATTTTACTTCCATCTGTATAGCTATATAAAAATCCAGTATTCTGTTGCATTCTCTCCTTAATATATTGAGCCAAAACTAGTCCAGTTAAGCTGAACTTAAGTTTTTCTGGAGATGGATTGTCTTAATTGATACCCTATTTTTATTGGCTCCCAATTGAAGGAAGTGGAGatgtaaaatttatttctgtaaagATAGATATATTTTTGccctttaattatttcttttacccATTTCCTTAAAATAATGGCTCAAAGTAATTTTAGAATCCTTTCCCCCAAGTGGTGGGAGGGTGGATGGGTCAttgaggggaggtggggggggcaatagtttgaagttgggactTGGTCTCACAAAAGATCTAGTTCTAAAGGTTGTTTACTTTTCTAGGGAGATACTGCTACTACAGGCTTCtcagctctttttttaaaaaactttggtCCAAGTTCATGGCTAAAAGGTAAGTTTGGTGATTTGCATTCCCAAAAAGAATGACCTACTACACTTAAAACCAAAGGTTTTATAATCTGGTTCAATTGTTAGCCATTGTTAAAACAGGGTGTCCCCCTTAATGAGAGTGGATATAATTGTAGAGTCCTTCACTCTGCTTATGTATGCACTTcatggtttcttttccttttgcaggACATCCTTGTGAGGACAACCTTTATTCTGAGCCACTATACTTCATTCTCACTGCCATGTAGTTGGTTTTAGCTGCTCTGCAGCTCTAATCATTCAGTTTtgtgaatggatttttaaataaactgcacttagttttgcttcttgttttccTTGTCTCCCTTTGTGATACAGGTAAATGATACTGTGTACCTATACAGATTTGGAAGTAGAAAATGTAGATATCGTTACACTGGCCAGTAAGCTTGAATTTATTAAGCAGACAGTCCCCTTACTCATTCCTAGCCAGTGTGTTTCCT from Castor canadensis chromosome 8, mCasCan1.hap1v2, whole genome shotgun sequence carries:
- the Hnrnpa1 gene encoding heterogeneous nuclear ribonucleoprotein A1 isoform X2, translating into MSKSESPKEPEQLRKLFIGGLSFETTDESLRSHFEQWGTLTDCVVMRDPNTKRSRGFGFVTYATVEEVDAAMNARPHKVDGRVVEPKRAVSREDSQRPGAHLTVKKIFVGGIKEDTEEHHLRDYFEQYGKIEVIEIMTDRGSGKKRGFAFVTFDDHDSVDKIVIQKYHTVNGHNCEVRKALSKQEMASASSSQRGRSGSGNFGGGRGGGFGGNDNFGRGGNFSGRGGFGGSRGGGGYGGSGDGYNGFGNDGSNFGGGGSYNDFGNYNNQSSNFGPMKGGNFGGRSSGPYGGGGQYFAKPRNQGGYGGSSSSSSYGSGRRF
- the Hnrnpa1 gene encoding heterogeneous nuclear ribonucleoprotein A1 isoform X1 yields the protein MSKSESPKEPEQLRKLFIGGLSFETTDESLRSHFEQWGTLTDCVVMRDPNTKRSRGFGFVTYATVEEVDAAMNARPHKVDGRVVEPKRAVSREDSQRPGAHLTVKKIFVGGIKEDTEEHHLRDYFEQYGKIEVIEIMTDRGSGKKRGFAFVTFDDHDSVDKIVIQKYHTVNGHNCEVRKALSKQEMASASSSQRGRSGSGNFGGGRGGGFGGNDNFGRGGNFSGRGGFGGSRGGGGYGGSGDGYNGFGNDGGYGGGGPGYSGGSRGYGSGGQGYGNQGSGYGGSGSYDSYNNGGGGGGFGGGSGSNFGGGGSYNDFGNYNNQSSNFGPMKGGNFGGRSSGPYGGGGQYFAKPRNQGGYGGSSSSSSYGSGRRF